One window of Sporocytophaga myxococcoides DSM 11118 genomic DNA carries:
- a CDS encoding RNA polymerase sigma factor, with protein MKDSEILEKIKKRDESALDYLYKKNYKMMVKMIIRNNGSEEEAKDIFQDALIVVWQKAYSPEFVLSSKLSTYIYSICQNLWRKELERKSRLTGEQPVEKGEIYDLDKQERANIINKCIEDLGETCRKILTYYYFDDLSMNDIAEKLGFANADTAKTKKYKCKKELDNKIKSLYTAKDFLD; from the coding sequence ATGAAAGATAGTGAGATCTTAGAGAAGATAAAGAAACGAGATGAATCAGCACTAGACTATCTTTATAAAAAGAACTATAAAATGATGGTCAAAATGATCATCAGAAATAATGGTTCTGAAGAAGAAGCCAAGGACATATTTCAGGATGCCTTGATTGTAGTCTGGCAAAAAGCATATTCACCGGAATTTGTTTTATCTTCCAAACTTAGCACTTACATATACAGTATATGCCAAAACCTCTGGAGGAAAGAGCTTGAAAGAAAAAGCAGGCTTACAGGGGAACAACCGGTTGAAAAAGGTGAAATTTATGACCTTGATAAACAGGAAAGAGCAAATATTATAAACAAGTGCATTGAAGATCTGGGAGAAACATGTCGGAAAATTCTGACATACTATTATTTCGACGATCTGTCAATGAACGATATTGCTGAAAAACTTGGTTTTGCCAATGCTGATACAGCAAAGACAAAAAAATACAAGTGTAAAAAAGAATTAGATAATAAAATTAAATCTTTATATACCGCTAAAGATTTTTTGGACTAA
- a CDS encoding DUF3098 domain-containing protein, with translation MNKLVFSKANYIIMLIGIAFLIIGFITMSKDDQPHGFGTLGLTIGPLFLLIGFIIQFVAIFYKQGKKE, from the coding sequence ATGAACAAACTAGTTTTTTCGAAAGCCAATTACATCATCATGCTTATTGGCATTGCTTTTCTGATTATCGGATTTATAACTATGAGTAAGGACGACCAGCCGCATGGTTTTGGAACTCTTGGCTTAACAATTGGCCCTTTATTCCTGTTAATCGGTTTTATAATACAGTTTGTAGCAATCTTTTATAAGCAAGGTAAAAAAGAATGA
- a CDS encoding 6-pyruvoyl trahydropterin synthase family protein produces the protein MKTAVYRKEHFNAAHRLFVPEWSNEDNDALFGKCNNPNFHGHNYEVILKVTGETNPITGYVIDMKFLSDLAQEHIIKKFDHKNLNLDTEEFKNLNPTAENIAMVIWTKLRDKIDKKYDLKVILYETERNFVEYPAD, from the coding sequence ATGAAAACTGCCGTCTACAGAAAAGAACATTTTAATGCCGCTCACCGGCTATTTGTTCCCGAATGGTCTAATGAAGACAATGACGCTTTATTTGGAAAATGTAATAATCCGAATTTTCATGGACATAACTATGAGGTAATTCTTAAGGTCACTGGAGAAACTAATCCTATAACAGGATATGTTATAGACATGAAATTTTTGAGTGACCTTGCACAGGAGCACATAATTAAAAAATTTGACCATAAAAACCTGAATCTTGATACTGAGGAATTTAAAAACCTCAATCCAACTGCTGAAAATATTGCGATGGTAATCTGGACAAAACTCAGGGATAAAATTGATAAAAAGTACGATCTTAAGGTAATTTTATATGAAACAGAAAGGAACTTTGTTGAATACCCAGCTGATTAA
- a CDS encoding M48 family metalloprotease has protein sequence MKKGFLLSVFILVIFVSCKKDKDAKINIFPVSKDKELGAQMDAFINSDTSGMVVLSESQYPQSYARLKHIRDYILASGKLKYKDDFPWKVTIIRDDTTLNAFATPGGYMYVYTGLIKYLDTEDHLAGVMGHEMAHADRRHGTSQMSKQYGVETLFSLVLGQNPGMLGQLTEGLLTLKFSRNDEAEADDYSVQYLCQNPAEYEADGAAGFFEKLMASGSGSSTPAFLSTHPSDQSRVENITNKANSLGCDVNAHNPEGFKAMKAELGF, from the coding sequence ATGAAAAAAGGATTTCTGTTATCCGTTTTTATTCTTGTCATTTTTGTTTCCTGTAAAAAAGACAAGGACGCAAAAATTAATATCTTTCCGGTTAGTAAAGACAAAGAACTGGGAGCTCAGATGGATGCATTTATAAACTCTGACACCTCAGGAATGGTAGTATTAAGTGAATCCCAATATCCCCAGTCGTATGCTAGATTGAAGCATATCAGAGATTACATACTGGCATCAGGAAAACTGAAATATAAAGATGACTTTCCTTGGAAAGTTACCATCATCAGAGATGATACTACATTAAATGCATTTGCAACTCCTGGTGGCTATATGTATGTATATACAGGTCTTATTAAATACCTTGATACAGAAGATCATCTTGCAGGTGTAATGGGACATGAAATGGCGCATGCTGACAGAAGACATGGTACATCACAGATGAGCAAGCAGTACGGTGTTGAAACCTTATTTAGTCTGGTGTTAGGTCAAAACCCGGGAATGTTGGGGCAGCTGACTGAAGGTTTACTTACATTAAAATTCAGCCGTAATGACGAAGCTGAAGCTGATGATTATTCGGTTCAATATCTTTGCCAAAACCCTGCTGAATATGAAGCAGACGGAGCTGCTGGCTTCTTTGAAAAACTAATGGCTTCAGGTTCAGGTTCCAGCACTCCTGCTTTCTTAAGCACTCACCCTTCTGATCAAAGTAGAGTTGAAAATATCACAAACAAAGCTAATTCACTAGGATGTGACGTAAATGCTCACAATCCGGAGGGCTTTAAGGCCATGAAAGCAGAACTAGGTTTCTAA
- the folE gene encoding GTP cyclohydrolase I FolE: MKQKGTLLNTQLIKDLTIEEIGDDHVPGSYETPLRSDAFEMSDEVKMQLIENHFREIMTIMGMDLNDDSLKGTPKRVAKMFIKEVFSGLNPENRPKIKLFDNKFKYNEMLVEKDITFYSYCEHHFVPIIGKAHVAYISSGKVIGLSKINRIVQYYSKRPQVQERLTVQIANDLKETLETEDIAVIMDASHLCVASRGVSDTSSRTVTAHYSGKFKEEAIKAEFLNHTKQA; this comes from the coding sequence ATGAAACAGAAAGGAACTTTGTTGAATACCCAGCTGATTAAAGACCTGACTATTGAGGAGATTGGAGACGATCATGTACCTGGGTCCTATGAAACACCATTAAGATCAGATGCCTTTGAAATGAGCGATGAAGTTAAAATGCAGCTTATTGAAAATCATTTCAGAGAAATTATGACTATTATGGGAATGGACCTTAATGATGATAGTTTAAAAGGTACTCCCAAAAGAGTGGCTAAAATGTTTATTAAAGAGGTATTTAGCGGTCTCAACCCTGAAAACAGACCTAAAATAAAACTTTTCGACAATAAATTTAAGTACAATGAGATGCTTGTAGAAAAGGATATTACCTTTTATTCTTATTGTGAACATCACTTTGTACCTATCATAGGGAAAGCACATGTTGCCTATATCAGTTCAGGCAAAGTTATAGGGCTTTCCAAAATCAACAGAATTGTTCAGTATTATTCCAAAAGACCACAGGTACAGGAAAGACTTACAGTCCAGATTGCCAATGATCTAAAAGAAACACTGGAGACAGAAGATATTGCTGTGATCATGGATGCAAGCCACCTTTGTGTTGCATCCCGAGGAGTTAGCGATACCAGCAGCAGAACGGTAACTGCACACTATTCAGGTAAATTCAAGGAAGAAGCTATTAAAGCCGAATTCCTGAATCATACCAAACAAGCTTAA
- the truB gene encoding tRNA pseudouridine(55) synthase TruB: MAFDFEAGEVLLIDKPYEWSSFDVVRKIRNTFKMKKVGHAGTLDPLATGLLILCTGKKTKEIETYQGQEKEYEGQISLGKTTPSCDLETEFDQEFDISHITEADIHRVASEFLGQQMQVPPCFSAIKVNGKRVYKLARKGINVEMKEREVLIKSFEITKIEFPIIEFKIVCSKGTYIRSIARDFGEKLGAGSHLAQLRRTRIGEFTIDKSYKLEDFLKLAGKKQGDEGL; encoded by the coding sequence ATGGCATTTGATTTTGAAGCAGGTGAAGTGCTTCTTATTGACAAACCTTACGAATGGTCATCCTTTGATGTAGTGAGGAAAATTCGTAATACATTTAAGATGAAGAAAGTGGGTCATGCAGGAACACTTGATCCTCTGGCCACCGGACTTTTGATTCTTTGTACTGGCAAAAAGACAAAGGAAATCGAGACCTATCAGGGCCAGGAAAAAGAATATGAAGGCCAGATCAGTCTTGGTAAAACCACCCCTTCCTGCGATTTAGAGACAGAGTTCGATCAGGAGTTTGACATTTCTCATATTACTGAAGCCGATATACATAGAGTAGCTTCTGAATTCCTGGGCCAGCAAATGCAGGTCCCTCCATGCTTTTCAGCGATTAAAGTAAATGGCAAAAGAGTTTATAAACTCGCTCGAAAAGGTATAAACGTGGAGATGAAAGAAAGAGAAGTTCTTATCAAAAGCTTTGAAATAACAAAAATCGAGTTTCCCATTATCGAGTTCAAAATCGTTTGTTCCAAAGGCACCTATATAAGAAGCATAGCAAGAGACTTTGGGGAAAAACTCGGAGCGGGATCACACCTTGCTCAGTTGAGACGAACCAGGATAGGAGAATTCACGATAGATAAATCCTACAAATTAGAAGATTTTCTTAAGTTAGCAGGAAAGAAACAAGGAGATGAAGGTTTATAA
- a CDS encoding DUF2188 domain-containing protein yields the protein MQNLKYKIPTLYNFLKQDVKAKALKLAYGLIEEGFEKDLCFEVALVKANLTMADINKIQKYSIHLIPHNSGWGVCDVDAKLLFVEESKSLALARARKLAKSAKIKMFIHNVDKTLDCESFEVNFPVYTKPPVRNEYAERWKVRVRTDK from the coding sequence ATGCAAAATCTAAAATATAAAATTCCGACGCTTTATAATTTTTTAAAGCAGGATGTTAAAGCAAAAGCTTTAAAACTTGCTTATGGTTTAATAGAGGAAGGATTTGAGAAAGATTTATGTTTTGAGGTGGCTTTAGTAAAAGCGAATCTGACCATGGCAGATATTAATAAAATTCAGAAATATTCCATTCATCTGATCCCTCATAATTCTGGCTGGGGTGTATGTGATGTGGATGCTAAGCTATTGTTTGTGGAGGAAAGTAAATCATTGGCTTTGGCCAGGGCAAGAAAGCTTGCAAAAAGTGCTAAGATTAAAATGTTTATTCATAATGTGGATAAAACTCTGGACTGCGAAAGTTTTGAAGTTAATTTTCCAGTTTATACAAAACCTCCTGTAAGAAATGAATATGCTGAAAGATGGAAGGTAAGGGTAAGAACTGACAAGTAA
- a CDS encoding bifunctional riboflavin kinase/FAD synthetase, whose amino-acid sequence MKVYNSFDEFTKLTNAIVTIGTFDGVHLGHRKILNRLKETSKEEKGESVVITFWPHPRKVLQGADSLKLLLTLEEKIEMIASCGIDHLLLIPFTKEFSTTSSEDFIHKILIDKIGTKKLVIGYDHKFGKNREGSFEYLKENASSIGFQVEEIPREDIEHNAISSTSIREALSQNNVSKATTLLGRPYSVKGKVVEGKKLGRELGYPTANIEVEDPEKILPADGIYTVFVKVEDKKFGGMLSLGFNPTVEGKGRSMEVHIFDFNKNIYGESVEVGFLEFLRFEAKFPNLDALIDQLKVDEKQSRAILENYNKAYHNS is encoded by the coding sequence ATGAAGGTTTATAATTCTTTCGATGAATTCACAAAGTTAACCAATGCCATTGTCACCATTGGCACCTTTGACGGCGTTCATCTGGGACATAGAAAAATTTTGAACCGCCTTAAAGAAACTTCAAAGGAAGAAAAAGGAGAAAGCGTGGTTATTACCTTCTGGCCTCATCCAAGAAAAGTACTTCAAGGTGCCGACTCTTTAAAACTTCTTCTTACTCTCGAAGAAAAAATAGAAATGATCGCATCCTGTGGCATCGATCATCTCCTTCTCATTCCTTTTACAAAAGAATTCAGCACTACCTCTTCAGAAGATTTTATCCATAAAATTCTTATTGATAAAATAGGCACTAAGAAACTTGTAATCGGATACGATCATAAGTTTGGCAAAAACAGAGAAGGTAGCTTTGAATATCTGAAAGAAAATGCCTCTAGTATTGGATTTCAGGTTGAAGAAATTCCAAGAGAAGATATTGAACACAACGCAATAAGCTCAACTTCTATTCGCGAAGCACTTTCACAGAACAATGTATCAAAAGCTACAACATTGCTCGGACGCCCCTACAGCGTTAAAGGTAAAGTAGTAGAAGGCAAAAAACTCGGACGTGAGCTTGGTTACCCTACCGCTAATATTGAAGTGGAAGATCCTGAAAAGATTCTTCCTGCTGATGGCATTTACACTGTGTTTGTGAAGGTAGAGGATAAAAAATTCGGAGGCATGTTAAGTCTTGGTTTCAATCCAACTGTTGAAGGCAAAGGAAGAAGTATGGAAGTCCACATATTTGACTTCAATAAAAATATTTACGGAGAATCAGTAGAAGTTGGTTTCCTGGAATTTTTAAGATTTGAAGCAAAATTCCCTAACCTCGATGCGTTAATTGACCAGCTAAAAGTGGACGAAAAACAATCCAGAGCCATTCTTGAAAACTATAATAAAGCTTATCATAATTCTTAA
- a CDS encoding cell division protein FtsX, giving the protein MNKPLKIKKRKKKLGSYPYLTVVFSITLSLFVIGLFALVFLHGKKLSTVIRENLELHVYLDKNLSPDMMDSLQNAIASKPFVLKKKGKAQIEYISQKEAAKRFINETGEDFSAVLTENPLRPSLVVKISSRYFEETKMKTISAEIKSMTGVFEVDYPVNLIDTINRNIKIIALIMLSFSLILLFATYLLINNTIKLALYSQRFLIRSMQLVGAKRSFIQGPFLLHATFQGFFSGIIAAGLLFLLQQYAYREIPELSQLGETKNIAIVFGALIAAGIFIGLISSFRAVNKYLKMSLDELY; this is encoded by the coding sequence ATGAATAAGCCATTAAAAATCAAAAAAAGAAAAAAGAAGTTAGGGAGCTATCCTTACCTTACTGTGGTTTTCAGTATTACATTATCGCTTTTTGTTATTGGCTTATTTGCTCTTGTCTTTTTACATGGGAAAAAATTAAGTACAGTAATCCGGGAAAATCTGGAGCTTCATGTATATCTTGACAAAAACCTTTCTCCGGATATGATGGATTCCTTGCAGAATGCCATTGCTTCCAAACCTTTTGTATTGAAGAAAAAAGGGAAAGCCCAAATTGAATATATTTCTCAGAAAGAGGCTGCCAAGAGATTTATAAATGAAACTGGTGAAGACTTTTCCGCCGTTTTAACTGAAAATCCTTTGAGACCGTCCCTGGTTGTTAAAATTTCTTCCAGGTATTTCGAAGAAACCAAAATGAAAACTATCTCAGCAGAGATTAAGTCCATGACCGGAGTATTCGAAGTTGACTATCCTGTAAATCTTATAGATACAATTAACCGCAACATAAAAATCATTGCATTGATTATGCTTTCATTTTCATTGATTTTATTATTTGCGACTTACCTTTTAATCAATAATACTATAAAGCTGGCACTTTACAGTCAGCGATTCCTTATTAGAAGCATGCAACTTGTAGGGGCTAAACGCTCATTTATTCAGGGGCCATTTTTACTTCATGCTACATTTCAGGGCTTCTTCAGCGGCATTATAGCTGCGGGTCTTCTATTCCTTTTACAACAGTATGCTTATAGAGAGATTCCTGAATTGTCTCAACTTGGTGAAACCAAAAATATAGCTATAGTATTCGGAGCTCTGATTGCCGCAGGTATTTTTATAGGACTTATCTCCTCTTTCAGAGCAGTTAACAAATATCTTAAAATGTCTTTAGACGAATTATATTAA
- a CDS encoding MarR family transcriptional regulator, whose amino-acid sequence MRLEDEIKQKEFRNEFQKTAVNIIFTFNWLDARTRNFMKDYDLTPQQFNILRILRGQYPNPSTINLLKERMLDKMSDASRLVERLRIKELLERSPSSEDRREDL is encoded by the coding sequence ATGAGGTTAGAAGATGAAATAAAACAAAAGGAATTCAGGAATGAATTTCAAAAAACTGCCGTCAACATCATTTTTACCTTCAATTGGCTTGATGCACGGACAAGAAACTTTATGAAGGATTATGATCTGACTCCACAGCAGTTCAATATTCTTCGTATTCTGCGAGGGCAATACCCCAATCCTTCTACAATAAATTTATTAAAGGAAAGAATGCTCGACAAAATGTCTGATGCATCAAGATTAGTAGAAAGATTAAGAATAAAAGAGCTGCTTGAACGTAGTCCATCTTCAGAAGACAGAAGAGAAGATCTGTGA
- a CDS encoding undecaprenyl-diphosphate phosphatase yields the protein MNFIEAIILAIVEGLTEFLPVSSTGHMIITSALMGINEQEFTKIFTVQIQFGAILSVVILYWKRFFTSLDFYYKLFVAFLPAAVIGFLLGDFIDSLLENVIVVASSLLLGGIFLLFVDRIFNPLKGKSLEELSYKNSLIIGCFQCLAMIPGVSRSAATIIGGMAQNLNRKAAAEFSFFLAVPTMFAASGYKLLKDYKAIDASNLNILVVGNVVAFIVALLAIKFFIGFVTKYGFKVFGYYRIALGLILLILLALGVDLKIQ from the coding sequence ATGAATTTCATAGAAGCCATAATCCTGGCCATTGTTGAAGGACTTACAGAATTTTTGCCCGTTTCATCTACAGGTCACATGATCATTACTTCCGCACTGATGGGAATTAATGAGCAGGAATTCACAAAAATTTTCACAGTACAGATTCAATTCGGAGCAATACTTTCTGTCGTAATACTTTACTGGAAAAGATTTTTCACTTCCCTTGACTTTTATTATAAGTTGTTTGTAGCGTTTCTTCCTGCGGCAGTAATAGGTTTTCTGCTTGGAGATTTTATAGACTCCTTGCTTGAAAATGTTATAGTTGTTGCTTCTTCTCTTTTACTGGGAGGAATATTCCTGTTATTTGTTGACAGGATTTTCAATCCTCTTAAAGGTAAATCTCTTGAAGAACTGTCTTATAAAAACTCTTTAATTATAGGTTGTTTTCAATGCCTTGCCATGATCCCCGGAGTAAGCAGATCAGCTGCAACAATTATAGGAGGAATGGCGCAAAACCTTAACAGAAAGGCTGCTGCGGAATTTTCCTTTTTCCTGGCTGTACCTACAATGTTTGCGGCATCAGGTTACAAGCTTCTTAAAGATTACAAAGCAATTGATGCTTCAAACCTTAACATACTTGTTGTCGGAAACGTGGTAGCATTTATCGTGGCTTTGCTTGCAATAAAATTCTTTATAGGCTTTGTTACCAAATATGGTTTTAAAGTTTTCGGGTACTATAGAATCGCTCTGGGCTTAATTCTGCTAATATTACTCGCTCTTGGAGTCGATTTAAAAATACAATAA